Proteins from a genomic interval of Leifsonia shinshuensis:
- the sucD gene encoding succinate--CoA ligase subunit alpha — MSIFLNKDSKVIVQGITGGEGTKHTALMLKAGTQVVGGVNARKAGTTVTHGDVELPVFGTVVEAIEKTGADVSIIFVPPAFAKDAMVEAIDAEIPLLVVITEGIPVQDSAEAWAYAKEKGNKTRIIGPNCPGIITPGESLVGITPATITGKGPIGLVSKSGTLTYQMMYELRDLGFSTAIGIGGDPIIGTTHIDALAAFEADPETKAIVMIGEIGGDAEERAADFIKANVTKPVVGYVAGFTAPEGKTMGHAGAIVSGSAGTAQAKKEALEAAGVKVGKTPSETAALLREVYAAL; from the coding sequence ATGTCTATCTTCCTCAACAAGGACTCCAAGGTCATCGTCCAGGGCATCACCGGCGGCGAGGGCACCAAGCACACCGCGCTCATGCTGAAGGCCGGCACCCAGGTCGTCGGCGGCGTCAACGCCCGCAAGGCCGGCACCACCGTGACCCACGGCGACGTCGAGCTCCCCGTCTTCGGCACCGTCGTCGAGGCCATCGAGAAGACCGGCGCCGACGTGTCGATCATCTTCGTGCCGCCCGCGTTCGCCAAGGACGCGATGGTGGAGGCCATCGACGCCGAGATCCCGCTGCTCGTCGTCATCACCGAGGGCATCCCGGTGCAGGACTCCGCCGAGGCGTGGGCCTACGCCAAGGAGAAGGGCAACAAGACCCGGATCATCGGCCCGAACTGCCCCGGCATCATCACCCCGGGAGAGTCGCTCGTCGGCATCACCCCGGCCACGATCACCGGCAAGGGCCCGATCGGCCTGGTCTCCAAGTCGGGCACGCTGACCTACCAGATGATGTACGAGCTGCGCGACCTGGGCTTCTCCACCGCCATCGGCATCGGCGGCGACCCGATCATCGGCACCACCCACATCGACGCGCTCGCCGCGTTCGAGGCCGACCCGGAGACCAAGGCGATCGTCATGATCGGTGAGATCGGGGGCGACGCCGAGGAGCGCGCCGCCGACTTCATCAAGGCCAACGTCACCAAGCCGGTCGTCGGCTACGTCGCCGGCTTCACTGCGCCGGAGGGCAAGACCATGGGCCACGCCGGCGCGATCGTCTCCGGCTCGGCCGGCACCGCGCAGGCGAAGAAGGAGGCCCTGGAGGCCGCCGGCGTGAAGGTCGGCAAGACGCCGTCCGAGACCGCCGCGCTGCTCCGCGAGGTCTACGCGGCGCTGTAG